A region from the Mycolicibacterium phlei genome encodes:
- a CDS encoding transposase: protein MGSKSSRRYPDELKVRAVQMVADLRSETVSEWEAMGRVADLLGVGTAETVRKWVRQAEIDAGSRAGRTSEESEVLRKLRRENAELKRANAILKAASVFFAAELDRPSQ, encoded by the coding sequence GTGGGATCGAAGTCATCGAGGCGGTATCCAGACGAGCTGAAGGTGCGGGCGGTGCAGATGGTGGCCGATCTGCGCAGCGAGACAGTTTCGGAGTGGGAGGCGATGGGCCGGGTTGCTGACCTGCTGGGCGTCGGTACTGCCGAAACGGTGCGCAAATGGGTCCGCCAGGCTGAGATCGACGCCGGCTCTCGGGCGGGGCGGACCAGCGAGGAATCCGAGGTCCTGCGCAAGCTGCGCCGGGAGAATGCCGAACTCAAGCGGGCCAACGCGATCTTGAAGGCGGCCTCGGTTTTCTTCGCCGCCGAGCTCGACCGGCCCTCTCAGTAG
- a CDS encoding IS3 family transposase, translating into MEFISAHQHMRVGVDGLKWGVESMCAVLSEYGVTIAPSTYYAHRARQGPSKADWADAQVIDAIWQLRQSQSLYRVLGARKTWIVLRTNGIDVSRCVVERVMREMGWRGACKRRRVRTTVADPAATRAPDRVRRNFVAGAPDRLWVADFTYCRTRAGWAYTAFVTDVYARKIVGWKVATEMTQKLVTDAIDHAIDTRKRSGAASLDSLIHHSDAGSQGGFNRWSQHRLDEVSVGVRRRLPRECASRGFSAAWC; encoded by the coding sequence GTGGAGTTCATCAGCGCCCACCAGCACATGCGGGTGGGCGTTGATGGTCTCAAGTGGGGTGTCGAGTCGATGTGCGCTGTGCTTTCCGAGTACGGCGTCACGATCGCCCCGTCGACGTATTACGCCCACCGCGCCCGTCAGGGCCCCTCGAAAGCCGACTGGGCCGATGCGCAGGTGATCGATGCGATCTGGCAGCTTCGCCAATCGCAGAGTCTGTACCGAGTCCTGGGCGCTCGTAAGACATGGATTGTATTGCGCACCAACGGTATCGACGTATCGCGCTGTGTCGTGGAACGGGTCATGCGGGAGATGGGTTGGCGGGGTGCGTGCAAGCGCCGGCGGGTGCGCACCACCGTCGCCGATCCGGCAGCGACGCGAGCCCCGGATCGGGTCCGGCGTAATTTCGTCGCCGGTGCGCCTGACCGATTGTGGGTGGCCGATTTCACCTACTGCCGGACTCGTGCCGGCTGGGCCTACACGGCGTTCGTCACCGATGTCTATGCCCGCAAGATCGTGGGTTGGAAGGTGGCTACCGAGATGACCCAGAAGCTGGTGACCGATGCGATCGACCACGCTATCGACACCAGAAAGCGTTCGGGTGCAGCATCTTTGGATTCACTTATCCACCACAGCGACGCGGGCTCGCAAGGCGGATTCAATCGGTGGTCGCAACACCGGCTTGATGAAGTGAGTGTAGGTGTTCGGCGAAGGCTTCCGCGGGAGTGCGCCAGCCGAGGGTTTTCCGCGGCCTGGTGTTGA
- a CDS encoding IS30-like element ISMsm8 family transposase: MGVLDRQRAVRLYRGQIPSPGRPSVAWRQDRVRFWAAIAAGAMTEDAAAEAGVSSPVGFRWFRHAGGVNPCLPETVSGRYLSSDERENIALWRAQGAGVREIARRLKRAPSTISRELRRNASTRTYRLDYKASTAQWHAERRARRPKTAKLVSNDRLRQYVQDKLSGVVRGADGQVIVGPAAAPWKGRNKPHRGDRAWVQAWSPEQIARRLPLDFPDDVTMRISHEAIYQALYVESRGALKRDLVSCLRRGRALRVPRARTRSKAWAHVTPETLISQRPPEVDDRAVPGHWEGDLLIGLQRSAIGTLVERSSRFTMLVHLPREVGYGIIPRTKNGPALAGYGAITMANALEQTITTLPAQLRRSLTWDRGKELSAHAQFSVASGVKVFFADPKSPWQRGTNENTNGLLRQYFPKGTDLSRWSAEDVAAIAHTLNTRPRKTLGWRTPAEAFAEHLHSLHQAGVATTD; this comes from the coding sequence ATGGGTGTGTTGGATCGGCAGCGGGCGGTTCGGTTGTATCGGGGACAGATTCCGTCTCCGGGTCGGCCGTCGGTGGCGTGGCGTCAGGATCGGGTGAGGTTCTGGGCGGCGATCGCTGCGGGGGCTATGACTGAGGACGCCGCTGCCGAAGCGGGCGTGTCGTCGCCGGTTGGGTTCCGCTGGTTCCGTCACGCTGGTGGAGTGAATCCATGCTTGCCAGAAACAGTTTCGGGACGTTACCTGTCCTCGGATGAACGTGAGAACATCGCGTTATGGCGCGCCCAGGGCGCCGGGGTGCGTGAGATCGCCCGGCGGCTCAAGCGTGCACCGTCGACCATCTCACGGGAGTTGCGCCGCAATGCCTCGACCCGCACCTATCGACTCGACTATAAGGCCTCCACTGCGCAGTGGCACGCCGAGCGGCGCGCCCGCCGCCCCAAGACCGCCAAGCTCGTTAGCAACGACCGGCTGCGTCAGTACGTCCAGGACAAACTGTCCGGCGTCGTTCGCGGCGCTGATGGCCAGGTCATCGTCGGTCCCGCCGCCGCCCCGTGGAAGGGACGCAACAAGCCGCACCGGGGTGATCGGGCCTGGGTGCAGGCATGGAGTCCAGAACAGATCGCTCGACGGCTCCCGCTGGACTTCCCCGATGATGTGACTATGCGGATCAGCCACGAGGCCATCTATCAAGCGCTGTACGTCGAATCTCGCGGTGCGCTGAAGCGGGATCTGGTCAGCTGCCTGCGCCGAGGCCGGGCACTGCGGGTACCGCGGGCACGAACGCGGTCCAAGGCGTGGGCCCATGTCACCCCTGAGACGTTGATCAGCCAACGCCCACCCGAGGTCGATGATCGCGCTGTTCCCGGACATTGGGAGGGTGATCTCCTGATTGGCTTGCAGCGCAGTGCAATCGGCACGCTGGTCGAGCGCAGCAGCCGGTTCACCATGCTGGTCCATCTGCCACGTGAAGTTGGTTACGGGATAATTCCGCGGACCAAGAACGGGCCGGCGTTGGCCGGCTATGGCGCCATCACGATGGCCAACGCTCTGGAACAGACGATCACCACGTTGCCCGCGCAACTGCGTCGGTCGTTGACCTGGGACCGGGGCAAGGAACTGTCGGCGCACGCCCAGTTCTCGGTCGCCTCCGGAGTCAAGGTGTTCTTCGCTGATCCGAAGAGTCCGTGGCAGCGCGGTACCAATGAGAACACCAATGGCCTGTTACGCCAATACTTTCCAAAAGGGACCGACCTCTCAAGATGGTCGGCCGAGGACGTGGCAGCGATCGCCCATACCCTCAACACCAGGCCGCGGAAAACCCTCGGCTGGCGCACTCCCGCGGAAGCCTTCGCCGAACACCTACACTCACTTCATCAAGCCGGTGTTGCGACCACCGATTGA
- a CDS encoding 5,10-methylenetetrahydrofolate reductase, with protein MTLNTVALELVPSNLDLGTAHALAELQKVRKLAVDAGLDGRIRHIMIPGMIEEDDGRPVEMKPKLDVLDYWELVQRELPDVRGLCTQVTSFLGERSLRRRLTALIRHGFEGIAFVGVPRTMTDGEGAGVAPTDALSTFSHLVKHRGVILIPTRDDELSRFGFKCKEGATYGMTQLLYSDAIVNFLTEFSRNTDHRPEILLSFGFVPKMESEVGLIDWLIQDPDNGAVATEQQFVRRLAASEPAQKRAQMLDLYKRVIDGVVDLGFPVSLHFEAPYGVSAPAFETLAAMLDYWAPDR; from the coding sequence ATGACTCTCAATACTGTTGCCCTGGAACTTGTCCCATCGAATCTGGACCTCGGCACGGCACATGCGCTCGCCGAGTTGCAGAAGGTGCGCAAGTTGGCAGTTGATGCCGGTCTCGATGGACGCATCCGCCACATCATGATCCCCGGGATGATCGAGGAGGATGACGGCCGTCCCGTCGAGATGAAACCAAAGCTCGACGTTCTCGACTACTGGGAGTTGGTCCAGCGCGAACTTCCCGACGTGCGTGGGCTGTGCACCCAGGTCACGTCGTTTCTCGGTGAGCGCTCGCTGCGTCGGCGGTTGACCGCGTTGATTCGGCACGGGTTCGAGGGGATCGCGTTTGTCGGGGTTCCGCGCACCATGACCGACGGTGAGGGCGCAGGAGTCGCACCGACCGACGCGCTGTCGACCTTTTCCCATCTGGTGAAACACCGCGGCGTGATCCTGATCCCGACCAGGGACGACGAACTGAGCCGATTCGGGTTCAAGTGCAAAGAGGGCGCCACCTACGGGATGACCCAGCTGCTGTACTCCGACGCGATCGTCAACTTCCTCACCGAGTTCTCGCGCAACACCGACCACCGCCCGGAGATCCTTTTGTCGTTCGGTTTCGTCCCGAAGATGGAATCCGAAGTCGGCCTGATCGACTGGCTCATCCAGGACCCCGACAACGGGGCTGTCGCGACTGAACAACAGTTCGTGCGGCGGTTGGCTGCGAGCGAGCCCGCGCAGAAGCGCGCCCAGATGCTGGACCTGTACAAGCGCGTGATCGACGGCGTAGTCGATCTCGGTTTTCCAGTCAGCCTGCATTTCGAGGCCCCCTACGGGGTCTCCGCTCCGGCGTTCGAGACCTTAGCCGCGATGCTCGACTACTGGGCACCGGACCGCTGA
- a CDS encoding pyruvate carboxylase yields MSERAITKLLVANRGEIAIRAFRAAYELGISTVAVFAYEDRNSPHRLKADEAYQIGETGHPVRAYLSVDEIIRVAKHSGADAIYPGYGFLSENPELAAACHQAGIVFVGPRAHVLELTGNKFKAITAAREAGLPVLASSAPSANVAELVSAAEAMDFPLFVKAVSGGGGRGMRRVTEPAALAESIEAASREAESAFGDPMVYLEQAVLNPRHIEVQVLADRTGEIIHLFERDCSMQRRHQKVIELAPAPNLSDTQRQRICADAVAFARQIDYFCAGTVEFLLDERGHHVFIECNPRIQVEHTVTEEITDVDLVASQLRLASGETLGDLGLSQDAVRIRGTAMQCRITTEDPANGFRPDTGRITAYRSPGGAGVRLDGGTHTGAEISAHFDSMLVKLTCRGQDFDGAAARARRALAEFRIRGVATNIGFLLAVLDDPDFRAGRITTSFIDERPRLLTAHTPADRGTRILNYLADVTVNKPHGERPSAVYPHDKLPDVDLSVPPPPGTRQLLEQLGPQGFSEWLRDSPALGVTDTTFRDAHQSLLATRVRTSGLLMVAPYVARTTPQLLSVECWGGATYDVALRFLKEDPWERLAVLREAMPNICLQMLLRGRNTVGYTPYPTSVTDAFVDEASRTGIDIFRIFDALNNVNSMRPAIDAVRETGTAVAEVAMSYTGDLSDPAEDLYTLDYYLKLAEQIVEAGAHVLAIKDMAGLLRPHAAATLVSALRSRFDLPVHVHTHDTPGGQLATYLAAWQAGASAVDGASAPLAGTTSQPALSSIVAATAHTEFDTGLSLQAVCDLEPYWEALRKVYAPFESGLPAPTGRVYRHEIPGGQLSNLRQQAIALGLGDRFEEIEASYAAADRVLGRLVKVTPSSKVVGDLALALVGAGVSAEEFASDPARFDIPESVIGFLRGELGDPPGGWPEPLRSKALAGRPPAKPQVELGAEDEAVLAQAGPKRQAALNRLLFPSPTKEFEQHREAYGDTSQLSANQFFYGLRSGEEHRVQLERGVELLIGLEAISEPDERGMRTVMCILNGQLRPVLVRDRSIASDIPAAEKADRSNPDHIAAPFAGVVTVNVEPGDDVTAGQTVATIEAMKMEAAITAPKRGVVDRLAVSGTTQVESGDLLLVIR; encoded by the coding sequence TTGTCTGAGCGCGCGATCACCAAACTGCTTGTCGCCAATCGCGGCGAGATCGCCATCCGCGCGTTTCGGGCCGCCTACGAGCTCGGAATCTCGACGGTCGCGGTGTTTGCCTACGAGGACCGCAATTCGCCGCACCGTCTCAAAGCGGACGAGGCATACCAGATCGGCGAAACAGGTCATCCGGTCCGCGCATACCTGTCTGTCGATGAGATAATCCGGGTAGCAAAGCATTCCGGTGCTGACGCAATCTATCCGGGGTACGGATTCCTCTCGGAGAATCCTGAACTGGCTGCGGCGTGTCACCAGGCCGGCATCGTGTTCGTCGGGCCGCGTGCACACGTTCTCGAGCTGACGGGAAACAAGTTCAAGGCGATCACCGCGGCGCGGGAGGCCGGCTTGCCGGTACTGGCGTCATCGGCGCCGTCGGCGAACGTCGCCGAACTGGTTTCTGCCGCCGAGGCGATGGACTTCCCGCTCTTCGTCAAGGCAGTCTCCGGCGGCGGCGGTAGGGGAATGCGGCGCGTGACCGAGCCGGCCGCGCTGGCCGAGTCGATCGAGGCGGCCAGCCGCGAAGCGGAGTCGGCATTCGGTGATCCGATGGTCTATCTCGAGCAGGCCGTCCTCAACCCACGCCACATCGAGGTGCAGGTCCTGGCCGACCGCACCGGCGAGATCATCCACCTCTTCGAACGTGACTGCAGCATGCAACGCCGGCATCAAAAGGTCATCGAGCTCGCGCCGGCGCCGAACCTGAGCGACACACAGCGCCAACGGATCTGTGCCGATGCCGTCGCCTTCGCCCGGCAGATCGACTACTTCTGCGCCGGCACCGTGGAGTTCCTTCTCGACGAGCGCGGTCATCATGTGTTCATCGAGTGCAATCCGCGTATCCAGGTCGAGCACACCGTCACCGAGGAGATCACCGACGTCGACCTGGTGGCGAGTCAGCTGCGGCTGGCGTCCGGAGAAACGCTCGGCGATCTCGGTCTGAGCCAGGACGCCGTCCGTATCCGCGGCACGGCGATGCAGTGCCGCATCACGACCGAGGACCCTGCCAACGGCTTCCGTCCGGACACCGGCAGGATCACCGCCTACCGGTCGCCAGGCGGCGCCGGTGTCCGACTCGACGGCGGCACCCACACCGGCGCCGAGATCAGCGCACACTTCGACTCCATGCTGGTGAAACTAACCTGCCGCGGACAGGATTTCGACGGCGCGGCAGCGCGGGCGCGACGCGCGCTGGCCGAGTTCCGGATCCGCGGAGTCGCGACCAACATCGGCTTCCTGCTCGCGGTCCTCGATGACCCCGACTTCCGGGCCGGCCGAATCACCACGTCATTCATCGACGAGCGCCCGCGTCTGCTGACCGCACACACCCCCGCGGACCGAGGCACTCGCATCCTCAACTACCTGGCCGACGTCACGGTCAACAAGCCGCACGGCGAGCGCCCGTCAGCGGTGTACCCGCATGACAAGTTACCCGATGTCGACCTGTCGGTACCGCCACCGCCGGGCACCCGCCAGCTCCTCGAACAGCTGGGACCACAGGGCTTTTCGGAGTGGTTGAGGGACAGCCCCGCACTCGGCGTCACCGACACGACGTTCCGCGACGCCCACCAGTCGCTGCTGGCCACCCGGGTGCGTACATCGGGCCTGCTGATGGTTGCGCCCTACGTGGCGCGCACGACGCCGCAGCTGCTGTCGGTCGAATGCTGGGGCGGCGCGACATACGACGTGGCGCTGCGCTTCCTGAAGGAGGACCCGTGGGAGCGGTTGGCGGTGCTGCGTGAGGCGATGCCCAACATCTGCCTGCAGATGCTGCTGCGCGGGCGCAACACCGTCGGTTACACGCCCTATCCGACGAGTGTCACCGACGCATTCGTCGACGAGGCCTCCCGCACCGGGATCGACATCTTCCGGATCTTCGACGCATTGAACAACGTGAACTCGATGCGTCCAGCGATCGACGCCGTGCGCGAAACCGGCACGGCCGTCGCCGAGGTCGCGATGAGCTACACCGGCGACTTGTCCGACCCCGCCGAGGACCTCTACACCCTGGACTACTACCTGAAGCTGGCCGAGCAGATCGTCGAGGCCGGTGCGCACGTGCTGGCGATCAAGGACATGGCCGGGCTGCTGCGTCCCCACGCGGCCGCCACGCTGGTATCCGCGCTGCGCAGTCGATTCGACCTTCCGGTGCATGTCCATACGCACGACACCCCGGGAGGCCAGCTGGCCACCTATCTGGCCGCGTGGCAGGCCGGGGCCAGTGCGGTCGACGGTGCCTCGGCGCCGCTGGCGGGCACCACCAGCCAGCCCGCGCTGAGCTCGATCGTCGCGGCCACCGCGCACACCGAGTTCGACACCGGTCTGTCGCTGCAGGCGGTGTGCGATCTGGAGCCGTACTGGGAGGCGCTGCGAAAGGTGTACGCGCCCTTCGAGAGTGGGCTGCCCGCGCCGACGGGTCGGGTGTACCGTCACGAGATCCCGGGCGGCCAGCTGTCGAACCTGCGCCAGCAGGCGATCGCGCTCGGACTGGGCGACCGCTTCGAGGAGATCGAGGCCAGCTACGCCGCCGCGGACCGGGTGCTGGGCAGACTGGTGAAGGTGACCCCGTCGAGCAAGGTCGTCGGCGACCTGGCGCTGGCCCTCGTCGGCGCCGGCGTGAGCGCCGAGGAGTTCGCCTCGGACCCGGCGCGTTTCGACATTCCCGAATCGGTGATCGGGTTCCTGCGCGGTGAACTCGGCGACCCGCCGGGCGGCTGGCCGGAACCGCTGCGCAGCAAGGCGCTGGCAGGTAGGCCGCCCGCCAAACCGCAGGTGGAACTCGGCGCCGAGGACGAGGCGGTGCTGGCGCAGGCCGGGCCAAAACGTCAGGCCGCGCTGAACCGGTTGCTGTTCCCCAGTCCGACAAAGGAATTCGAACAGCACCGCGAGGCCTACGGTGACACCAGCCAGCTCAGTGCCAACCAGTTCTTCTACGGGCTGCGGTCCGGCGAGGAACACCGCGTCCAGCTGGAGCGCGGTGTCGAGCTGCTGATCGGGCTGGAGGCGATCTCCGAACCCGACGAACGCGGTATGCGAACGGTGATGTGCATCCTCAACGGCCAGCTGCGCCCGGTGCTGGTGCGCGACCGCAGTATCGCCAGCGACATCCCGGCCGCCGAGAAGGCCGACCGGTCCAACCCCGACCACATCGCCGCACCGTTCGCCGGCGTGGTCACGGTCAACGTCGAGCCCGGCGACGACGTCACCGCCGGCCAGACCGTCGCGACCATCGAGGCGATGAAAATGGAGGCAGCCATCACCGCACCCAAGCGCGGGGTCGTCGACCGGCTGGCCGTGTCGGGAACCACCCAGGTGGAAAGCGGGGACCTGTTGTTGGTCATCCGCTGA
- a CDS encoding bifunctional 2-methylcitrate synthase/citrate synthase, with protein MTTATESEAPRIHKGLAGVVVDTTAISKVVPETNSLTYRGYPVQDLAAQCSFEQVAYLLWHGELPTDQQLALFSQRERASRRIDRSMQALLAKLPDNCHPMDVVRTAISYLGAEDPEEDVDTAEANYAKSLRMFAVLPTIVATDIRRRQGLTPIPPHSQLGYAQNFLNMCFGEVPEPVVVRAFEQSMVLYAEHSFNASTFAARVVTSTQSDIYSAVTAAIGALKGSLHGGANEAVMHDMLEIGSAEKAPEWLHGKLSRKEKVMGFGHRVYKNGDSRVPTMKVALEQVAQVRDGQRWLDIYNTLESAMFAATRIKPNLDFPTGPAYYLMDFPIESFTPLFVMSRITGWTAHIMEQAASNALIRPLSEYSGQPQRSLV; from the coding sequence ATGACCACAGCAACAGAATCCGAAGCTCCGCGCATTCACAAGGGACTTGCCGGTGTCGTCGTCGACACCACCGCCATCTCGAAGGTCGTGCCCGAGACCAACAGCCTGACCTACCGGGGCTACCCGGTGCAGGACCTGGCCGCCCAGTGCAGCTTTGAACAGGTCGCGTATCTGTTGTGGCACGGCGAACTGCCGACCGATCAGCAGCTGGCTTTGTTCAGCCAGCGTGAGCGGGCGTCGCGGCGGATCGACCGGTCGATGCAGGCGCTGCTGGCGAAGTTGCCCGACAACTGTCATCCCATGGACGTGGTGCGTACGGCGATCAGCTATCTGGGAGCCGAGGATCCAGAAGAGGACGTCGACACGGCGGAGGCCAACTACGCCAAGTCGCTGCGGATGTTCGCCGTGCTGCCGACGATCGTCGCCACCGACATCCGGCGTCGTCAGGGATTGACCCCGATCCCTCCGCACAGCCAGCTCGGTTATGCGCAGAACTTCTTGAACATGTGCTTCGGTGAGGTGCCGGAGCCCGTCGTGGTGCGCGCGTTCGAACAGTCGATGGTGCTCTACGCTGAGCACAGCTTCAACGCCTCCACCTTCGCCGCCCGCGTCGTCACCTCGACCCAGTCAGACATCTACAGCGCGGTGACCGCGGCGATCGGCGCTCTCAAGGGTTCGCTGCACGGCGGCGCCAACGAAGCGGTCATGCACGACATGCTCGAAATCGGTTCGGCCGAAAAGGCTCCGGAGTGGTTGCACGGCAAACTATCCCGCAAGGAGAAGGTCATGGGATTTGGCCACCGGGTCTACAAGAACGGTGATTCCCGGGTGCCGACCATGAAGGTTGCTTTGGAGCAGGTTGCCCAGGTGCGTGACGGACAGCGTTGGCTCGACATCTACAACACGCTGGAGAGCGCGATGTTCGCAGCGACGAGGATCAAGCCGAACCTCGACTTTCCCACCGGCCCTGCCTATTACCTGATGGACTTCCCGATCGAGAGTTTCACCCCGCTGTTCGTGATGAGCCGGATCACCGGTTGGACCGCCCACATCATGGAACAGGCTGCCTCCAATGCTCTGATCCGTCCCCTGAGTGAGTACTCGGGCCAGCCGCAGCGGTCCCTTGTCTGA
- the prpB gene encoding methylisocitrate lyase, with protein sequence MSGLMGSTVSAAQKRKAFRDALDSGRLQRMPGAFSPLVAKSLTDIGFDGIYVSGAVLSADLGLPDIGLTTLTEVVTRSAQIASATDLFTLVDADTGFGEPMSAARTVTLLEDAGLAGCHLEDQVNPKRCGHLDGKAVVPAEDMVKRLRAAVAARRDPNFIICARTDAAGIEGIDAAIERAKTYADAGADLIFTEALSTPEEFAAFRAAVDTPLLANMTEFGKSELVNARELADIGYNVVIYPVTTLRLAMHAVEIGMREVFDAGTQSGLLGSMQHRSRLYELLRYADYNQFDSDIYNFAVQEVRA encoded by the coding sequence ATGAGCGGGCTGATGGGTTCCACCGTTTCGGCGGCCCAGAAGCGCAAGGCATTCCGGGACGCCCTGGACTCCGGCCGGCTGCAGCGGATGCCGGGAGCGTTCTCGCCGCTGGTGGCCAAGAGCCTTACCGACATCGGGTTCGACGGAATCTACGTCTCGGGTGCGGTGCTGTCGGCCGACCTCGGATTGCCCGACATCGGGTTGACGACCCTGACCGAGGTGGTCACCCGAAGCGCTCAGATCGCCTCGGCCACCGACCTGTTTACCCTCGTCGACGCCGACACCGGCTTCGGCGAGCCGATGAGCGCTGCCCGGACCGTCACCCTACTCGAAGACGCGGGCTTGGCCGGCTGCCACCTCGAGGACCAGGTCAACCCCAAACGGTGCGGACATCTCGACGGCAAAGCCGTGGTACCGGCCGAGGACATGGTCAAGCGGCTGCGTGCCGCGGTGGCTGCTCGCCGGGATCCGAACTTCATCATCTGTGCGCGCACCGACGCCGCCGGCATCGAGGGCATCGACGCAGCGATCGAAAGGGCCAAGACATATGCCGACGCCGGCGCGGACCTGATCTTCACCGAGGCGCTGTCCACCCCGGAGGAATTCGCCGCCTTCCGCGCCGCGGTCGACACCCCGCTGCTGGCCAATATGACCGAGTTCGGCAAGTCCGAGCTGGTCAATGCCCGCGAGCTGGCCGACATCGGCTACAACGTCGTCATCTATCCCGTCACCACGCTGCGGCTGGCCATGCACGCCGTAGAGATCGGTATGCGCGAAGTCTTCGACGCTGGAACGCAATCCGGCCTACTGGGCAGCATGCAGCACCGCAGCAGGCTCTACGAACTGCTGCGCTACGCCGACTACAACCAGTTCGACTCCGACATCTACAACTTCGCCGTGCAGGAGGTGAGAGCATGA
- the prpD gene encoding 2-methylcitrate dehydratase PrpD, producing MRIHDVRTRRSAEDFPRSEHLAWKIAQVAADPVAVDADVEEMVLNRIIDNAAVSAASVTRRPVAVARAQAQAHRANAGATVFGIDGGYSPEWAAWANGVAVRELDFHDTFLAADYSHPGDNIPPLVAVAQHLGVRGADLIRGLATAYEIQIDLVKGICLHQHKIDHVAHLGPSVAAGLGTMLRLDPETIYAAIGQALHLTTATRQSRKGLISSWKAYAPAHAGKVAIEAVDRAMRGEGSPAPIWEGEDGVIAWMLAGPEHTYQVPLPEPGESKRAILDSYTKEHSAEYQSQAPIDLARRMRERIGDLDQIASIVLHTSHHTHVVIGTGSNDPQKFDPDASRETLDHSVMYIFAVALQDGVWHHETSYSPERAHRPDTIELWRKISTVEDPEWTRRYHATDPAEKAFGARVEITLKSGEVITDELAVADAHPLGARPFAREQYRNKFVTLADGVVDPAEQQRFLAAVDELASLKPGGLGVLNVRVDKTVLDKSPTIPSGIFQ from the coding sequence ATGCGTATTCACGACGTCCGCACCCGGCGCAGCGCCGAGGACTTCCCCCGCTCCGAACATCTCGCGTGGAAGATCGCGCAGGTCGCCGCCGACCCGGTCGCGGTCGACGCCGATGTCGAGGAGATGGTGCTCAACCGGATCATCGACAACGCCGCGGTGTCGGCGGCCTCGGTCACCCGTCGGCCCGTGGCGGTGGCCCGGGCGCAGGCGCAGGCACATCGCGCCAACGCAGGCGCGACCGTCTTCGGCATCGACGGTGGATACTCCCCGGAGTGGGCCGCCTGGGCCAATGGTGTCGCCGTCCGCGAACTCGACTTCCACGACACGTTCCTGGCCGCGGACTACTCGCACCCGGGCGACAACATCCCCCCGCTGGTCGCCGTCGCCCAGCATCTCGGCGTGCGTGGCGCCGACCTGATCCGCGGCCTGGCTACGGCGTACGAGATCCAGATCGACCTGGTCAAGGGCATCTGCCTGCACCAGCACAAAATCGACCATGTCGCCCACCTGGGCCCGTCGGTCGCCGCTGGACTCGGCACCATGCTGCGGCTGGACCCCGAAACGATCTATGCCGCGATCGGGCAGGCTCTGCACCTGACGACGGCCACCCGGCAGTCCCGCAAGGGCCTGATCTCGAGCTGGAAGGCCTACGCGCCCGCCCACGCGGGCAAGGTCGCCATCGAGGCCGTCGACCGCGCGATGCGCGGCGAGGGATCGCCGGCACCGATCTGGGAGGGCGAGGACGGAGTCATCGCCTGGATGCTCGCCGGCCCCGAGCACACCTACCAGGTTCCGCTGCCCGAGCCGGGTGAATCCAAGCGCGCGATCCTGGACAGCTACACCAAGGAGCATTCCGCGGAGTACCAGAGTCAGGCCCCGATCGACCTGGCTCGCAGAATGCGCGAACGGATCGGTGATCTCGACCAGATCGCCTCGATTGTGCTGCACACCAGCCACCACACCCACGTGGTGATCGGAACAGGCAGCAACGACCCGCAGAAGTTCGATCCCGACGCGTCCCGCGAGACCCTGGACCACTCGGTGATGTACATCTTTGCCGTCGCGCTGCAGGACGGCGTCTGGCACCACGAAACGTCGTATTCGCCGGAGCGGGCGCACCGACCGGACACCATCGAACTGTGGCGCAAGATCTCCACTGTCGAGGATCCGGAGTGGACGCGCCGCTATCACGCCACCGACCCGGCCGAGAAGGCGTTCGGCGCGCGTGTCGAGATCACGCTCAAGAGTGGTGAGGTCATCACCGACGAGCTCGCGGTCGCCGACGCCCACCCGCTCGGGGCGCGCCCATTCGCGCGTGAGCAGTACCGCAACAAGTTCGTCACCCTGGCCGACGGCGTCGTCGATCCCGCGGAACAGCAGCGCTTCCTGGCCGCCGTCGACGAACTCGCCTCGCTGAAGCCGGGGGGCCTGGGCGTGCTCAACGTCCGGGTCGACAAGACGGTGTTGGACAAGTCGCCGACGATCCCCTCGGGGATTTTCCAATGA